The Papilio machaon chromosome 3, ilPapMach1.1, whole genome shotgun sequence genome window below encodes:
- the LOC106712349 gene encoding replication factor C subunit 4, producing the protein MQAFLKTGKLSATDRPSTSGSKPTKKKPPAPWVEKYRPKTIDDIVDQGEVVQVLRECLSGGDLPHLLFYGPPGTGKTSAILAAARQLFGDITRDRVLELNASDERGIQVMRDKVKSFAQLTVSNTKADGRPCPPYKLVILDEADSMTTAAQAALRRTMERETRTTRFCLICNYVSRIIPPITSRCSKFRFKPLAKENVIKRLQEVCSAEGVDVGDGEVLQQAVHTCDGDLRRALTALQCCQRLLGKVTADGLIEVTGLVPDNLVNEYLSIKNYNELEIFVKKFLMDAYSASQLLEQLSAAVVCAGHLTNKQKCVISEKLAVCSHRLLDGGAEFMQLTDLGCTIIMANNNP; encoded by the exons ATGCAAGCTTTTTTAAAGACGGGGAAATTGTCTGCAACCGATAGGCCGTCAACGTCAGGTTCAAAACCTACGAAGAAGAAACCACCGGCACCATGGGTTGAAAAATa tcgaCCTAAAACAATTGACGATATAGTTGATCAAGGTGAAGTTGTACAAGTTTTAAGGGAATGTTTATCGGGTGGTGATTTACCTCACTTATTATTCTATGGACCTCCCGGAACTGGTAAAACTAGTGCTATTCTAGCAGCTGCAAGGCAGCTCTTTGGTGATATAACCCGCGACCGTGTGTTGGAGCTAAATGCCTCGGATGAACGTGGCATACAAGTAATGAGGGATAAAGTCAAATCGTTTGCTCAACTAACTGTCAGTAATACCAAAGCAGA tgGCAGACCGTGTCCTCCATATAAGTTGGTTATCCTGGATGAGGCAGATTCAATGACGACAGCAGCTCAAGCAGCACTACGTAGGACCATGGAGAGGGAAACACGCACAACTCGGTTCTGTCTTATCTGCAACTATGTGTCCAGAATCATACCACCCATCACTAGCAGATGTTCAAAGTTCAGGTTCAAGCCGCTAgcaaaagaaaatgttattaaaag gTTACAGGAAGTTTGCAGTGCAGAGGGTGTGGATGTTGGTGATGGTGAAGTGCTTCAGCAGGCTGTACACACTTGTGATGGTGATTTGCGGCGAGCACTCACCGCCCTGCAATGTTGCCAGCGTTTACTTGGCAAAGTTACCGCTGATGGATTAATTGag GTGACTGGTTTAGTTCCCGATAATTTGGTCAATGAATATTTAAGCATCAAGAATTATAATGAGCTAGAGATATTTGTTAAgaa GTTCCTAATGGACGCATATTCTGCATCACAGCTGCTGGAACAGTTGAGCGCGGCGGTCGTCTGTGCGGGCCATCTGACCAACAAGCAGAAGTGTGTGATCAGCGAAAAGCTGGCAGTCTGTTCACACCGCTTGCTGGATGGTGGCGCAGAGTTCATGCAGCTCACAGACCTCGGTTGTACCATCATCATGGCTAATAACAATCcctga
- the LOC106712377 gene encoding ribonuclease H2 subunit B, protein MTTRSQKKSNSTSKSLFENSSFSIITLPHPANGNLSKYCLDNVHNKIFEVMTFSEPYRSWFIGDFVKSDGSILMITPINPLFLVLPRLKEQCLNRAVPLNDLLSEKGFDKIIDFVKNMDNIGDLKGPAEMKAYKYNEEKTLNWLEERIHKVAKVLNEKNVHVVSGAVSSTFVSSNLNNDSIDEEFYLKYAHGIISEYLQEDLVEKLEKRFNFKPEIIETVGKKRKSEVDLNNSNKKAKNESTCEDFNDVKAGVLLNGSSETKKKPTAKEKARQKAASGTKTISSFFTKK, encoded by the exons ATGACTACTAGATCACAAAAGAAATCAAACTCTACATCAA AATCGTTATTTGAAAATAGCAGTTTCAGCATTATTACACTTCCTCATCCAGCTAATGGAAATTTATCGAAGTATTGCTTAGATAATGTTCACAACAAAATCTTTGAAGTGATGACATTCAGTGAACCATATAGATCATGGTTTATTGGCGACTTTGTTAAATCTGACGGGagtattttaatgattactCCGATAAATCCATTATTTTTAG TTCTCCCTAGATTAAAGGAACAATGTCTCAACAGAGCTGTAccattaaatgatttattatcaGAAAAGGggtttgataaaattattgactTTGTTAAGAACATGGACAATATCGGAGATTTAAAG GGTCCAGCAGAAATGAAAGCCTACAAATATAATGAggaaaaaacattaaactgGTTAGAAGAAAGGATTCATAAAGTtgcaaaagttttaaatgaaaaaaatgtccaTGTAGTATCTGGAGCAGTTTCATCTACTTTTGTGTCCAGTAACCTAAACAATGATAGCATAGACGAAG agttttatctaaaatatgCTCATGGTATTATATCTGAGTACCTTCAAGAGGACTTAGTTGAAAAACTAGAAAAACGATTCAACTTTAAACCAGAAATTATTGAGACTGTTGGAAAGAAGAGAAAGTCTGAAGTAGATCTAAATAactcaaataaaaaagctaaaaaTGAATCCACATGTGAAGATTTTAATGATGTGAAAGCTGGTGTTCTGTTAAATGGATCCTCTGAGACCAAAAAGAAGCCAacagctaaagaaaaagctaGACAAAAGGCTGCAAGTggaacaaaaacaatatcttcatttttcacaaaaaaataa